The following DNA comes from Desulfuromonadales bacterium.
CGATCCGCAGGAACTCCTCCTTGCGGAAGCGGCGCAGCACCTCGAGTTTTTCCTCGTAGTTGTCGGCGTTCTTCAGTAATTCAGCCAGGTCATGCGCCATCGCCTCGCGGCTTTTGAAGGAGACCGCGTAGGAGCGGGAAACCAGGGAGTCGAGGATCTCGGGATGCTGGATGAAGATGCGGGAGAGGAACTGGCTGGTGCCGAAGAGGGAGACCAGCATTTTGATGATCTCGCGATTCTCCGCCAGCAGGGCGAAGAAAGTGGCCCGGGCACGCAGCGCCGAGAGGAAGCGTTCCAGGTTGAGCAGGGCCATGTCCGGCTCGGGCGAGTCGATGACTTCCTGCAGCAGCAGGGGGGCGATGCGCTCCAGCAGCCGGCGCGCCCGCTGGGTGAGATGGGCGTGCGGCGGACCGTCGCGCAGCGCCAGCAGGGTTTCGTAGGCGCCGTCCGGATTCCTGAACCCCTTCTCCTCCAGCAGGTCCTTGACCAGATCGGAATCGGAGTTGCGGTCGAAAAGGAAGACCACCTCCGGCCGCACCTCTTCGCGGATTTCCGTTTCGCTGGTATAGAAAAGGTCGCGGTAGATGTTCTCCACCCCGCGCCGGTGCTGCTCGAGGGCATCGCGGAAAGTGGCAGCATCGGCAAAACCGCTGCGCCGGGCGAGCGCCAGCAGTTCCGCTTCCCGCACCGGCAGATTGTGGGTCTGCCGCTCCTGCTCCACCTGGATGCGGTGCTCGACGGTGCGCAGGAAGATGTACGCCTCGCGCAGGGTGCGGTGCTCCGCCGCCTTGATCAATCCTTCCCGCTGCAGCAGATCGAGGGCCTTGAGGGAGTTCTTCTCGCGCAGGGCCGGGTTCTTGCCGGCATAGATGAGCTGCAGCGCCTGGATGAAGAATTCGATCTCCCGGATGCCGCCCCGGCCGAGCTTCAGGTTGAGCTCTCCCTCCTTCTCCCGGGTGAGGCTGCGGTCGATCTTCTGCTTCATCAACTTGATGTCCTCGACCATGCCGTAGTCGAGGTAGCGGCGGAAGACGAAGGGCTCGAGGTTCTTCAGCAGTTGTTCCCCAAGGGGGATGGAGCCGGCCACCGGCCGGGCCTTGATCATCGCCGCCCGCTCCCAGCTCTGTCCCCAGCTCTCGTAGTAGACCTCGGCGCTGCGCAGCGAGTTGGCCATCTCGCCGCTGTTCCCCTCGGGGCGCAGGCGCAGGTCGACGCGGAAGACGAAGCCGTCCTCCGTCGCCTGGCCGACGGCCCGGGTGATCAGTTCGCCCAGCTTGCAGAAGTACTGGTGCAGATGGAGGCGGTTCTTCGTCTCGCCGAGGGGACCGGCAACGCCGGCGGTGGTCCCCTTTTCCGAAGAGTAGAAGTAGATGAGATCGATATCGGAAGAGAAGTTGAGTTCGCGGCCGCCGAACTTGCCCATGCCGAAGATGGTGAAACCGGCTTCGGCAGCGGGTTCCCCCGCCGGCGAGTCGAGAAGGGGTGCCCCGTACTCGGCCCGCAGCAGGCGATCGCAGACCTCCCAGGCGCGCTGCAGGGAAGCGGCGGCCAGTGCCGAGAGTTCGCCGGTGACGTCTTCCAGTCCTGCCAGCCCCCCCAGGTCGCGACTGCCGATGCGCAGGATCTCCCGGCACTTGTAGAGGCGCAGTCCCTTCTGCAGTTCGGCGAGGGTTGCCTCCAGGGGAATTCGCTGCCGCAGCTCTGCCAGCATGACCGGCTCGTCCTTGGCGCGGCGAATCTCGCCCGCCGCGAAGAGGTCACGGAGATAGTCGGCCTTGCGGCAGAGGATGCCGGTCAGGAAGGGAGAGGCGCCGAGGACCGTGAGCAATTGCTGCCGCTCGCGCTCAGAGCCGAGAACGGTAAGCAGTTCGTCCCGCGCAGCAGTGTTGGTCAACTGTTCGAGGCTGTTGAGGGCGAGGTCGGGATCGGCGGCCTTCAGGGCCGTCAAGGCGACGGCGGCGAGCAGGGCGCAGTCCGGCACGACGGCGTGCAGCAGCCTGAGGTTGGCGGCACTCCGGCGCGGGTCGGCGAAGCCGAGCTCCGCCACCAGCGGCTGCAGGGCCGCCTCGGTGCCGGCCGCGCAGGCCATGGCGAGCTGTCGCGCGAGAATCGTCGGATCCATATCAGCCACCAATCGGACGGAGG
Coding sequences within:
- the glnE gene encoding bifunctional [glutamate--ammonia ligase]-adenylyl-L-tyrosine phosphorylase/[glutamate--ammonia-ligase] adenylyltransferase, with product MDPTILARQLAMACAAGTEAALQPLVAELGFADPRRSAANLRLLHAVVPDCALLAAVALTALKAADPDLALNSLEQLTNTAARDELLTVLGSERERQQLLTVLGASPFLTGILCRKADYLRDLFAAGEIRRAKDEPVMLAELRQRIPLEATLAELQKGLRLYKCREILRIGSRDLGGLAGLEDVTGELSALAAASLQRAWEVCDRLLRAEYGAPLLDSPAGEPAAEAGFTIFGMGKFGGRELNFSSDIDLIYFYSSEKGTTAGVAGPLGETKNRLHLHQYFCKLGELITRAVGQATEDGFVFRVDLRLRPEGNSGEMANSLRSAEVYYESWGQSWERAAMIKARPVAGSIPLGEQLLKNLEPFVFRRYLDYGMVEDIKLMKQKIDRSLTREKEGELNLKLGRGGIREIEFFIQALQLIYAGKNPALREKNSLKALDLLQREGLIKAAEHRTLREAYIFLRTVEHRIQVEQERQTHNLPVREAELLALARRSGFADAATFRDALEQHRRGVENIYRDLFYTSETEIREEVRPEVVFLFDRNSDSDLVKDLLEEKGFRNPDGAYETLLALRDGPPHAHLTQRARRLLERIAPLLLQEVIDSPEPDMALLNLERFLSALRARATFFALLAENREIIKMLVSLFGTSQFLSRIFIQHPEILDSLVSRSYAVSFKSREAMAHDLAELLKNADNYEEKLEVLRRFRKEEFLRIAMGDIHGHTPQGEGTLQLSCLAEVCLQQAVEISREELLPRFGLPFCRDESGAEHEAVFAILGMGKLGGMELNYHSDLDIIFIYEGEGETRPVAGADPGRFRQQSNQEYFSRLAQRIISVLTLMTREGYVYQIDTRLRPSGNQGPLVTSLPAYQRYHESSARLWERQALTKARVVTGPPAFAGRIEALNRWIVYERPLPEGLREEIYRLRGRMESEIAREGASHLNIKTGRGGMVDVEFLAQYLQLRYGGERPALREVNTLKTLQALRGEGLISEADFAALEGGYKFLRRLENKLRLVHDQSISELSADRAYLLRLARRLGYPERPRRPDEVFLEDYRQVTEKIRAVFDSIIGPEGGSS